From the genome of Thermus islandicus DSM 21543:
GACCTGACCTTTGGCGTTTTTGTAAGTGACCTCGCAGGTGATCCCCTTGCGAATGGCCCGCACTGCCCGTTCAAAGAGCCCCTCGGGGTACTCGTCGGCAAGAGGGGTGTAGATGAGGGGTTCTTCTCGGGGCGCAGCCCTAAGGGCCAGATCCCCTTGCGCCAGGCGTTCCAAAGCCTTCTTGGCTAGAGGGGTAAGGGGGGTTACCCGCTCCACCGCGGCCCTTAGGGCTTCGGCCTCCTCCAGGGTGAGGCGGAAGACCATCTCCGGGGAAGCCTCGAGGCGCATCCACCCTGGGGGAACCTCCGGATTTTCCCTGTGGGTCTCCACCCAAACCCCGAGGCTCTGGGCCTTTTCCCGCAGGCGGTACACGGTCTGCCGGGCCACTCCCAACCTGATGGCAATCTGTTGCACGGAAAGCCCCTGGGGGTGCTCCCTAAGAACCTGGACAAAATCCGGGAGGCGGCTTTCCATGTGTAGCATCATCTTATCCCCAAAGCCCTTGCCCGGCAACGGTACCCCACCTGTGCCCCAGGGAGGCTCAACGAACCTGGATTCCTCCCAGCACCTTCACCTTTTGCGTCAGCCCGTCAAGGGGACCCTCGCCCTGCGGCAAGGCCAACGCCTGAGCGCGCGTCCGGGAAAGGGAAAGGGCCGCGGAGAGGCTTCCTGAAGAGTACGCGGTGATGTCGTAGCTACCCCTGAAGGTCTCCCCTTGAAAGGTACCCCTGACCAGAACATAGCCGTTAGGGGCATCCACGCGCCAGCTGGCCTCCTGGCCTGAACGGCTACCCCGAACCTCCCCCAAATAGTTCCACCCCGTAGACAAAAAGGCGTAGTGGGAACCCGAAAGAATCCCACCTTGGTCGCGCAGAACGAAGCGGACGGGGACGGAATCGTACGGGTAGCTCCGATTCGTGGCCACCCCCTCCCAGGTGCCGCTCGCGTTGTACTCGCTCCCGCTGCAGGCGGCCATCCCAAGGGCAAAAAGGGCCAAAACCCACCTTAAGCGTAAACCCTGCCACATGGGTTCCACCCTATAGACCCCGTGTCCCCACCTTCAGTGACAACTCTGCGTCACCTAAAGGGGCGACAACGGTGCGGTAGGCGTAAGGCATGGGCCACGCAAGAGGCCATCCCGACTACCTACCCCTCTCCAAGGTAAACACTGTGGTCTACTGCCCTCGGCGTTTTTACCTGGAGTACATCCTGGGTGAGGTCCACGCCAACCACCATCTGATTGAGGGACACTACCTCCACCAAAGGGCCTACACAGAACCGGGGGAGGAAAGCGGACTTTGGGCTTGGTCGGACCGGCTAGGGCTTGTGGGGGTGGTGGACCGGCTGGAGTGGCGGAGAGGGGAGGCCTGTCCGGTGGAATACAAACTGGGACGGGCCCACGAGGAAGCCCACTTCTCCGACGCCGTGCAGCTCGCGGCCCAGGCCCTGTGCCTTTCGGAATCGCGGGGCATTGAGGCCAAGCGGGGTTTCGTCTACTACCATAAAAGTCACCTCCGCCGAGAGGTGGTCTTCACGCCGCAGCTCTTTCTCGCGGTGGAGGAGGCTGTGGCCCGGATGCGGGCCCTTCTTCAGAGTCAGATCCCTCCAGGAGTAGAGGTACCTCCTGCCAAATGCGAGGGGTGCAGCGTGCGGGAAGCCTGCCAACCCGAGCTATGGCGGAAGGGGGTGGCCAGGTGGGTGTAGTCTACGTTCTGGAAAGCGAGGCCTACCTCTCCAAGGAAGGGGGCACCCTCAAGGTGACCCGGCGGGCCGGACGGGAAGTGCTCCTGCAAAAACCCCTCATCGCGGTGGAGGAGATCGTGATCCTGGGCAACGCGGTGGTGACCCCGGCCCTCCTTAAGCACTGCGCCCAAGAGGGCATAGGGATTCACTACCTCTCCCTTACCGGAACTTACTATGCTGGGCTCACCCGCACTCCGGCCAAGAACGCTCCTGCACGGGTGGCTCAGTTCAAGGCCTACCTGGAACCCAAGCGGAAGCTCGCCCTCGCCCGGCGCTTCGTGTTAGGCAAGCTCAGAAACGGCTTGGTACTCCTGAGGCGTAACGGTGCCCCTGGCTGGGAAGCCCTGCGGGGCGCCCTTGCCGAGGCCGAGGGGGCCCAAGACGAGGATGCCTTGCGAGGGGTGGAGGGATTGGCCGCAGATGCTTACTTCCTGGCCTTCGCTAGCCTCTTGCCCGAAGGCTTCCAGTTCACCGAGCGCAGCCGCCGCCCACCTCGTGACCCGGCCAACAGCCTGCTTTCCTTAGCCTATACCCTGCTGGCCAAGGAGTGTGAGGCCGCCCTTCATATCGCCGGGCTGGACCCCTACGTGGGATTTTTGCACGAAATTCGCTATGGTCGGGCTTCGTTGGCCCTGGACCTAATGGAAGAGTTCCGTAGCATCCTGGCGGACTCGGTGGTGCTCACCCTCCTCAACAACCGCCGCCTCACCCTCGAGGACTTTGATGACACCGAGGGCTACCCGAGGTTGCGCAAGGAAGCCTGGCCTAAGTTTCTACGGGCCTGGGAAGAACGCCTTGCCGAGCGGGTGCGCCACCCCCTCCTGGGCAAGAGCCTTTCCTACCGCAAGATCCTCCTGGCCCAATCCCGCATTCTCGTCAAGCACCTCCTAGGGGAGTTGCCGCAGTACGAACCCTTCACGGTGCGATGAAGGAACTTTACCTCGTCATCGCCTACGATACCCCATCGGACTCGAGGCGAGTTAAGCTGGCCAAGCTCCTCAAGGGCTTTGGCGAAAGGCGACAGTATTCCCTGTTCGAAGCCCGCCTTACCCGCGAGCAGTGGGCCCATCTCAAGGGAAAGCTAGAGGCCCTGGTGGACAAAAATGAGGACATCCTGGCGGTGTACTTTCTACCCCCAGAGGCGGTGGAGCGGACCTGGAGGATCGGTCACAAGGGCCTTAGGCGCCTCGAGGATCCAGAGTTCGTTTAAGGCAAGAAGGGGTGTGGCAGAGCCATTTTTACCCCCCACGGCTAAAACGCAAGAGGGTGTTAAACCTTCTAGCTTAGTCCGCGCATGCGAAGGACACTTAATGGCCACCCCTGGACCCAATCAACAGTTCACGCCCTTCAGAAAGGCACTCTTTAAGGTTCATGACTTCCTCTTTTTTTACTTCGCGTGCGCATGTGTCCAGGACAAGATTAAGCCTCTTTAGCCTTCGCCTCTCCCCCTTTCAGGGCTTTACCCAAAACTCCTTCCTCGCCCTCCCTTAGCCTGCTTCAAGAGTTCTTGGGTGACTTCATAGTTGAGCAGGCGAACCAGGCCCCT
Proteins encoded in this window:
- the cas4 gene encoding CRISPR-associated protein Cas4, with protein sequence MGHARGHPDYLPLSKVNTVVYCPRRFYLEYILGEVHANHHLIEGHYLHQRAYTEPGEESGLWAWSDRLGLVGVVDRLEWRRGEACPVEYKLGRAHEEAHFSDAVQLAAQALCLSESRGIEAKRGFVYYHKSHLRREVVFTPQLFLAVEEAVARMRALLQSQIPPGVEVPPAKCEGCSVREACQPELWRKGVARWV
- the cas1 gene encoding CRISPR-associated endonuclease Cas1; translation: MGVVYVLESEAYLSKEGGTLKVTRRAGREVLLQKPLIAVEEIVILGNAVVTPALLKHCAQEGIGIHYLSLTGTYYAGLTRTPAKNAPARVAQFKAYLEPKRKLALARRFVLGKLRNGLVLLRRNGAPGWEALRGALAEAEGAQDEDALRGVEGLAADAYFLAFASLLPEGFQFTERSRRPPRDPANSLLSLAYTLLAKECEAALHIAGLDPYVGFLHEIRYGRASLALDLMEEFRSILADSVVLTLLNNRRLTLEDFDDTEGYPRLRKEAWPKFLRAWEERLAERVRHPLLGKSLSYRKILLAQSRILVKHLLGELPQYEPFTVR
- the cas2 gene encoding CRISPR-associated endonuclease Cas2, translated to MKELYLVIAYDTPSDSRRVKLAKLLKGFGERRQYSLFEARLTREQWAHLKGKLEALVDKNEDILAVYFLPPEAVERTWRIGHKGLRRLEDPEFV